A stretch of the Solanum dulcamara chromosome 6, daSolDulc1.2, whole genome shotgun sequence genome encodes the following:
- the LOC129892592 gene encoding uncharacterized protein LOC129892592, which yields MEGIQKAFRSAMSQDPNSSLGSISAALEKAPIKSSSSSSVSSADHSQLLLTRSSRQAVSLWTCSKLCAICFVAGIFVGYTLKRRVRRWASKFLKGLKD from the exons ATGGAGGGAATACAGAAGGCTTTTCGTAGTGCCATGTCTCAGGATCCAAATAGCAGTTTAGGTTCTATTTCTGCTGCTCTTGAAAAGGCACCCAtaaaatcttcttcttcttcttctgtttcGTCGGCTGATCACTCACAGCTTTTGCTTACTCGGTCTTCCAG ACAAGCAGTATCACTGTGGACCTGCTCAAAGCTCTGTGCCATTTGTTTTGTTGCTGGAATATTTGTTGGTTATACACTAAAACGTCGTGTACGCCGATGGGCTTCCAAATTTCTCAAGGGATTGAAGGACTAA